A single Callithrix jacchus isolate 240 chromosome 4, calJac240_pri, whole genome shotgun sequence DNA region contains:
- the PTP4A1 gene encoding protein tyrosine phosphatase type IVA 1 isoform X2: MARMNRPAPVEVTYKNMRFLITHNPTNATLNKFIEELKKYGVTTIVRVCEATYDTTLVEKEGIRVLDWPFDDGAPPSNQIVDDWLSLVKIKFREEPGCCIAVHCVAGLGRAPVLVALALIEGGMKYEDAVQFIRHGVELLTASNFCIWRSIVLKCGCASKIPTVIETTVAFNKTGVPNAIESGI; encoded by the exons ATGGCTCGAATGAACCGCCCAGCCCCCGTGGAAGTCACCTACAAGAACATGAGATTTCTTATTACACACAATCCAACCAATGCgaccttaaacaaatttatagag GAACTTAAGAAGTATGGAGTTACCACAATAGTAAGAGTATGTGAAGCAACTTATGACACTACTCTTGTGGAGAAAGAAGGTATCCGTGTTCTC GATTGGCCTTTTGATGATGGGGCACCACCATCCAACCAGATTGTTGATGACTGGTTAAGTCTTGTAAAAATCAAGTTTCGTGAGGAACCCGGTTGTTGTATTGCTGTTCATTGCGTTGCAGGCCTTGGGAG AGCCCCAGTACTTGTTGCCCTAGCATTAATTGAAGGCGGAATGAAGTATGAAGATGCAGTACAATTCATAAGACA CGGCGTGGAGCTTTTAACAGCAAGCAACTTTTGTATTTGGAGAAGTATCGTCCTAAAATGCGGCTGCGCTTCAAAGATTCCAACGGTCATAGAAACAACTGTTGCATTCAATAAAACTGGGGTGCCTAACGCTATTGAAAGTGGAATCTGA
- the PTP4A1 gene encoding protein tyrosine phosphatase type IVA 1 isoform X1 produces the protein MARMNRPAPVEVTYKNMRFLITHNPTNATLNKFIEELKKYGVTTIVRVCEATYDTTLVEKEGIRVLDWPFDDGAPPSNQIVDDWLSLVKIKFREEPGCCIAVHCVAGLGRAPVLVALALIEGGMKYEDAVQFIRQKRRGAFNSKQLLYLEKYRPKMRLRFKDSNGHRNNCCIQ, from the exons ATGGCTCGAATGAACCGCCCAGCCCCCGTGGAAGTCACCTACAAGAACATGAGATTTCTTATTACACACAATCCAACCAATGCgaccttaaacaaatttatagag GAACTTAAGAAGTATGGAGTTACCACAATAGTAAGAGTATGTGAAGCAACTTATGACACTACTCTTGTGGAGAAAGAAGGTATCCGTGTTCTC GATTGGCCTTTTGATGATGGGGCACCACCATCCAACCAGATTGTTGATGACTGGTTAAGTCTTGTAAAAATCAAGTTTCGTGAGGAACCCGGTTGTTGTATTGCTGTTCATTGCGTTGCAGGCCTTGGGAG AGCCCCAGTACTTGTTGCCCTAGCATTAATTGAAGGCGGAATGAAGTATGAAGATGCAGTACAATTCATAAGACA AAAGCGGCGTGGAGCTTTTAACAGCAAGCAACTTTTGTATTTGGAGAAGTATCGTCCTAAAATGCGGCTGCGCTTCAAAGATTCCAACGGTCATAGAAACAACTGTTGCATTCAATAA
- the LOC128931782 gene encoding uncharacterized protein LOC128931782, translating to MIRPQSSMSKHIPQFCGVLGHTFMEFLKGSGDYCQAQHDLYADK from the exons ATGATTAGGCCACAATCTTCAATGAGTAAACATATTCCT caATTCTGTGGTGTTCTTGGTCACACATTTATGGAGTTTCTGAAGGGCAGTGGAGATTACTGCCAGGCACAGCACGACCTCTATGCAGACAAGTGA